Proteins found in one Strigops habroptila isolate Jane chromosome 21, bStrHab1.2.pri, whole genome shotgun sequence genomic segment:
- the XPO7 gene encoding exportin-7 isoform X4 — protein sequence MADHVQSLAQLENLCKQLYETTDTATRLQAEKALVEFTNSPDCLSKCQLLLERGSSSYSQLLAATCLTKLVSRTNNPLPLEQRIDIRNYVLNYLATRPKLATFVTQALIQLYARITKLGWFDCQKDEYVFRNVITDVTRFLQDSVEHCIIGVTILSQLTNEINQADTTHPLTKHRKIASSFRDSSLFDIFTLSCNLLKQASGKNLNLNDESQHGLLMQLLKLTHNCLNFDFIGTSTDESSDDLCTVQIPTSWRSAFLDSSTLQLFFDLYHSIPPSFSPLVLSCLVQIASVRRSLFNNAERAKFLSHLVDGVKRILENPQSLSDPNNYHEFCRLLARLKSNYQLGELVKVENYPEVIRLIANFTVTSLQHWEFAPNSVHYLLSLWQRLAASVPYVKATEPHMLETYTPEVTKAYITSRLESVHIILRDGLEDPLDDTGLVQQQLDQLSTIGRCEYEKTCALLVQLFDQSAQSYQELLQSATASPMDVAVQEGRLTWLVYIIGAVIGGRVSFASTDEQDAMDGELVCRVLQLMNLTDSRLAQAGNEKLELAMLSFFEQFRKIYIGDQVQKSSKLYRRLSEVLGLNDETMVLSVFIGKIITNLKYWGRCEPITSKTLQLLNDLSIGYSSVRKLVKLSAVQFMLNNHTSEHFSFLGINNQSNLTDMRCRTTFYTALGRLLMVDLGEDEDQYEQFMLPLTAAFETVAQMFSTNTFNEQEAKRTLVGLVRDLRGIAFAFNAKTSFMMLFEWIYPSYMPILQRAIELWYHDPACTTPVLKLMAELVHNRSQRLQFDVSSPNGILLFRETSKMITTYGNRILTLGEVPKDQVYALKLKGISICFSMLKAALSGSYVNFGVFRLYGDDALDNALQTFIKLLLSIPHSDLLDYPKLSQSYYSLLEVLTQDHMNFIASLEPHVIMYILSSISEGLTALDTMVCTGCCSCLDHIVTYLFKQLSRSTKKRSTPLTQESDRFLHIMQQHPEMIQQMLSTVLNIIIFEDCRNQWSMSRPLLGLILLNEKYFSDLRNSIVNSQPPEKQQAMHLCFENLMEGIERNLLTKNRDRFTQNLSAFRREVNDSMKNSTYGVNSNDMMS from the exons ATGGCGGATCATGTGCAG AGCCTAGCCCAGCTAGAGAACCTGTGCAAGCAGCTGTATGAGACCACAGACACTGCGACAcggctgcaggcagagaaagccCTGGTTGAGTTCACCAACAGCCCCGACTGCCTGAGCAAGTGCCAGCTGCTGCTAGAAAGAGGGAGT TCATCGTattcccagctgctggcagctaCCTGCCTTACCAAGCTCGTGTCACGCACAAACAACCCCTTACCGTTGGAACAGCGAATAGATATCC GGAACTATGTGCTCAACTACCTTGCCACGAGGCCAAAGCTGGCAACGTTTGTCACGCAAGCACTAATCCAGTTGTATGCCAGGATCACAAAGTTGGGCTGGTTTGACTGTCAGAAGGATGAATATGTCTTCAGGAACGTGATCACAGATGTCACAAGGTTTTTACAG GATAGTGTAGAGCACTGCATCATAGGAGTGACAATCCTGTCCCAACTAACTAATGAAATTAATCAA gCGGATACTACTCATCCACTGACCAAGCACAGGAAAATAGCCTCTTCCTTCCGTGATTCATctttatttgatattttcaCACTGTCATGCAATTTACTGAAACAG GCTTCTGGGAAGAACCTGAACCTGAACGATGAGAGCCAGCACGGGCTGCTCATGCAGCTGCTTAAGCTCACACACAACTGCCTGAACTTTGATTTCATTGGCACATCAACAGACGAGTCCTCAGATGATCTTTGCACTGTGCAGATCCCAACCAGTTGGAGATCAG CATTCTTGGATTCTTCGACCCTTCAGTTGTTTTTTGATCTTTATCATTCCATCCCTCCTTCGTTTTCTCCTCTG GTTTTGTCCTGCCTGGTGCAGATAGCCTCTGTGCGCAGATCCCTCTTCAACAATGCAGAGAGAGCAAAGTTCTTATCTCATCTCGTGGATGGAGTGAAGCGAATACTGGAAAACCCCCAG AGTTTGTCAGACCCAAACAACTACCATGAGTTCTGCCGGTTGCTGGCCCGGTTGAAAAGCAACTACcagctgggagagctggtgAAGGTGGAGAACTACCCCGAGGTCATTCGACTCATTGCCAACTTCACCGTGACCAGCCTGCAG cactgggagttTGCCCCGAACAGCGTTCACTATCTGCTGAGCCTGTGGCAGCGCCTGGCTGCGTCAGTGCCCTACGTTAAAGCCACAGAGCCTCACATGCTGGAAACATACACCCCAGAAGTCACAAAAGCTTACATCACATCCCGGCTGGAGTCTGTGCACATCATCCTGAG GGATGGTTTGGAGGATCCACTGGATGACACTGGCCTTGTACAACAGCAGCTAGATCAACTGTCCACCATTGGCCGGTGTGAGTACGAGAAGACCTGTGCTCTGCTCGTGCAGCTCTTTGACCAGTCAGCCCAGTCctaccaggagctgctgcagagtgcCACCGCCAGCCCCATGGACGTTGCTGTACAAGAAG GGCGCCTGACGTGGCTCGTCTATATCATTGGAGCAGTGATCGGTGGCAGGGTCTCCTTCGCCAGCACAGATGAGCAAGATGCGATGGATGGCGAGTTGGTCTGTCG ggtgctgcagcTGATGAACCTGACGGACTCTCGCCTGGCGCAGGCAGGGAATGAGAAGCTGGAGCTTGCCATGCTGAGCTTCTTCGAGCAGTTCCGCAAGATCTACATTGGAGATCAGGTGCAGAAGTCTTCCAAG CTCTACCGCCGCCTCTCAGAGGTCCTGGGGCTGAATGATGAGACCATGGTCCTGAGCGTCTTCATAGGAAAAAT CATCACCAACTTGAAGTACTGGGGTCGGTGCGAGCCTATCACCTCCAAGACGCTGCAGCTGCTCAATGACCTCTCCATTGG ATACAGCAGTGTTAGAAAGCTGGTGAAGCTGAGCGCCGTACAGTTCATGCTGAACAATCACACG AGTGAGCACTTTTCCTTCCTGGGCATTAACAATCAGTCCAACCTGACTGACATGAGGTGTCGGACTACGTTCTACACTGCACTTGGGCGTCTTCTCATGGTGGATTTAG gggAAGATGAAGATCAGTATGAGCAGTTCATGCTTCCCCTCACAGCTGCCTTTGAGACCGTGGCACAGATGTTCAGTACAAATACTTTCAATGAACAAGAGGCAAAA AGAACTTTGGTTGGCTTGGTGAGAGACTTGAGGGGAATAGCCTTTGCCTTCAATGCCAAGACCAGCTTCATGATGCTGTTTGAGTGGAT TTACCCATCCTACATGCCAATCCTGCAGCGGGCCATTGAGCTCTGGTACCATGACCCTGCGTGCACTACACCTGTCCTCAAACTGATGGCTGAGCTGGTACATAATAG ATCGCAACGGCTGCAGTTTGATGTGTCCTCACCCAATGGCATCCTGCTCTTCCGAGAAACAAGTAAAATGATAACTACATATG GAAATCGTATCCTAACGCTTGGGGAGGTCCCAAAGGATCAAGTCTATGCCTTGAAGCTCAAGGGGATTTCCATCTGCTTCTCTATGCTGAAGGCTGCACTGAGCGGGAGCTACGTCAACTTTGGGGTCTTCCGTCTGTACGGGGATGATGCACTGGACAATGCCTTGCAAACCTTTATCAAGCTTCTGCTTTCCATCCCTCACAGTGACCTCCTG GATTATCCCAAACTCAGCCAGTCATACTATTCCTTGCTGGAAGTTCTTACCCAGGACCACATGAACTTTATAGCCAGTCTGGAGCCTCATGTAATCATGTACATTCTCTCTTCCATTTCAGAAGGTCTCACTGCACTAG ACACCATGGtttgcacaggctgctgctcctgtttgGACCACATTGTCACCTATCTCTTCAAGCAACTCTCTCGCAGCACCAAGAAGAGGAGCACACCTCTGACCCAGGAGAGCGACCGCTTCCTGCACATCATGCAGCAGCACCCGGAGATGATTCAGCAG ATGCTGTCAACAGTGCTGAACATCATCATCTTTGAGGACTGCAGGAACCAGTGGTCAATGTCGCGGCCCCTGCTTGGCTTGATACTGCTCAATGAGAAG
- the XPO7 gene encoding exportin-7 isoform X5, which produces MICYRMRCKRFSRPQQPHGESLAQLENLCKQLYETTDTATRLQAEKALVEFTNSPDCLSKCQLLLERGSSSYSQLLAATCLTKLVSRTNNPLPLEQRIDIRNYVLNYLATRPKLATFVTQALIQLYARITKLGWFDCQKDEYVFRNVITDVTRFLQADTTHPLTKHRKIASSFRDSSLFDIFTLSCNLLKQASGKNLNLNDESQHGLLMQLLKLTHNCLNFDFIGTSTDESSDDLCTVQIPTSWRSAFLDSSTLQLFFDLYHSIPPSFSPLVLSCLVQIASVRRSLFNNAERAKFLSHLVDGVKRILENPQSLSDPNNYHEFCRLLARLKSNYQLGELVKVENYPEVIRLIANFTVTSLQHWEFAPNSVHYLLSLWQRLAASVPYVKATEPHMLETYTPEVTKAYITSRLESVHIILRDGLEDPLDDTGLVQQQLDQLSTIGRCEYEKTCALLVQLFDQSAQSYQELLQSATASPMDVAVQEGRLTWLVYIIGAVIGGRVSFASTDEQDAMDGELVCRVLQLMNLTDSRLAQAGNEKLELAMLSFFEQFRKIYIGDQVQKSSKLYRRLSEVLGLNDETMVLSVFIGKIITNLKYWGRCEPITSKTLQLLNDLSIGYSSVRKLVKLSAVQFMLNNHTSEHFSFLGINNQSNLTDMRCRTTFYTALGRLLMVDLGEDEDQYEQFMLPLTAAFETVAQMFSTNTFNEQEAKRTLVGLVRDLRGIAFAFNAKTSFMMLFEWIYPSYMPILQRAIELWYHDPACTTPVLKLMAELVHNRSQRLQFDVSSPNGILLFRETSKMITTYGNRILTLGEVPKDQVYALKLKGISICFSMLKAALSGSYVNFGVFRLYGDDALDNALQTFIKLLLSIPHSDLLDYPKLSQSYYSLLEVLTQDHMNFIASLEPHVIMYILSSISEGLTALDTMVCTGCCSCLDHIVTYLFKQLSRSTKKRSTPLTQESDRFLHIMQQHPEMIQQMLSTVLNIIIFEDCRNQWSMSRPLLGLILLNEKYFSDLRNSIVNSQPPEKQQAMHLCFENLMEGIERNLLTKNRDRFTQNLSAFRREVNDSMKNSTYGVNSNDMMS; this is translated from the exons ATGATTTGTTACAGGATGAGGTGTAAGAGGTTTTCCAGGCCCCAGCAGCCACACGGTGAG AGCCTAGCCCAGCTAGAGAACCTGTGCAAGCAGCTGTATGAGACCACAGACACTGCGACAcggctgcaggcagagaaagccCTGGTTGAGTTCACCAACAGCCCCGACTGCCTGAGCAAGTGCCAGCTGCTGCTAGAAAGAGGGAGT TCATCGTattcccagctgctggcagctaCCTGCCTTACCAAGCTCGTGTCACGCACAAACAACCCCTTACCGTTGGAACAGCGAATAGATATCC GGAACTATGTGCTCAACTACCTTGCCACGAGGCCAAAGCTGGCAACGTTTGTCACGCAAGCACTAATCCAGTTGTATGCCAGGATCACAAAGTTGGGCTGGTTTGACTGTCAGAAGGATGAATATGTCTTCAGGAACGTGATCACAGATGTCACAAGGTTTTTACAG gCGGATACTACTCATCCACTGACCAAGCACAGGAAAATAGCCTCTTCCTTCCGTGATTCATctttatttgatattttcaCACTGTCATGCAATTTACTGAAACAG GCTTCTGGGAAGAACCTGAACCTGAACGATGAGAGCCAGCACGGGCTGCTCATGCAGCTGCTTAAGCTCACACACAACTGCCTGAACTTTGATTTCATTGGCACATCAACAGACGAGTCCTCAGATGATCTTTGCACTGTGCAGATCCCAACCAGTTGGAGATCAG CATTCTTGGATTCTTCGACCCTTCAGTTGTTTTTTGATCTTTATCATTCCATCCCTCCTTCGTTTTCTCCTCTG GTTTTGTCCTGCCTGGTGCAGATAGCCTCTGTGCGCAGATCCCTCTTCAACAATGCAGAGAGAGCAAAGTTCTTATCTCATCTCGTGGATGGAGTGAAGCGAATACTGGAAAACCCCCAG AGTTTGTCAGACCCAAACAACTACCATGAGTTCTGCCGGTTGCTGGCCCGGTTGAAAAGCAACTACcagctgggagagctggtgAAGGTGGAGAACTACCCCGAGGTCATTCGACTCATTGCCAACTTCACCGTGACCAGCCTGCAG cactgggagttTGCCCCGAACAGCGTTCACTATCTGCTGAGCCTGTGGCAGCGCCTGGCTGCGTCAGTGCCCTACGTTAAAGCCACAGAGCCTCACATGCTGGAAACATACACCCCAGAAGTCACAAAAGCTTACATCACATCCCGGCTGGAGTCTGTGCACATCATCCTGAG GGATGGTTTGGAGGATCCACTGGATGACACTGGCCTTGTACAACAGCAGCTAGATCAACTGTCCACCATTGGCCGGTGTGAGTACGAGAAGACCTGTGCTCTGCTCGTGCAGCTCTTTGACCAGTCAGCCCAGTCctaccaggagctgctgcagagtgcCACCGCCAGCCCCATGGACGTTGCTGTACAAGAAG GGCGCCTGACGTGGCTCGTCTATATCATTGGAGCAGTGATCGGTGGCAGGGTCTCCTTCGCCAGCACAGATGAGCAAGATGCGATGGATGGCGAGTTGGTCTGTCG ggtgctgcagcTGATGAACCTGACGGACTCTCGCCTGGCGCAGGCAGGGAATGAGAAGCTGGAGCTTGCCATGCTGAGCTTCTTCGAGCAGTTCCGCAAGATCTACATTGGAGATCAGGTGCAGAAGTCTTCCAAG CTCTACCGCCGCCTCTCAGAGGTCCTGGGGCTGAATGATGAGACCATGGTCCTGAGCGTCTTCATAGGAAAAAT CATCACCAACTTGAAGTACTGGGGTCGGTGCGAGCCTATCACCTCCAAGACGCTGCAGCTGCTCAATGACCTCTCCATTGG ATACAGCAGTGTTAGAAAGCTGGTGAAGCTGAGCGCCGTACAGTTCATGCTGAACAATCACACG AGTGAGCACTTTTCCTTCCTGGGCATTAACAATCAGTCCAACCTGACTGACATGAGGTGTCGGACTACGTTCTACACTGCACTTGGGCGTCTTCTCATGGTGGATTTAG gggAAGATGAAGATCAGTATGAGCAGTTCATGCTTCCCCTCACAGCTGCCTTTGAGACCGTGGCACAGATGTTCAGTACAAATACTTTCAATGAACAAGAGGCAAAA AGAACTTTGGTTGGCTTGGTGAGAGACTTGAGGGGAATAGCCTTTGCCTTCAATGCCAAGACCAGCTTCATGATGCTGTTTGAGTGGAT TTACCCATCCTACATGCCAATCCTGCAGCGGGCCATTGAGCTCTGGTACCATGACCCTGCGTGCACTACACCTGTCCTCAAACTGATGGCTGAGCTGGTACATAATAG ATCGCAACGGCTGCAGTTTGATGTGTCCTCACCCAATGGCATCCTGCTCTTCCGAGAAACAAGTAAAATGATAACTACATATG GAAATCGTATCCTAACGCTTGGGGAGGTCCCAAAGGATCAAGTCTATGCCTTGAAGCTCAAGGGGATTTCCATCTGCTTCTCTATGCTGAAGGCTGCACTGAGCGGGAGCTACGTCAACTTTGGGGTCTTCCGTCTGTACGGGGATGATGCACTGGACAATGCCTTGCAAACCTTTATCAAGCTTCTGCTTTCCATCCCTCACAGTGACCTCCTG GATTATCCCAAACTCAGCCAGTCATACTATTCCTTGCTGGAAGTTCTTACCCAGGACCACATGAACTTTATAGCCAGTCTGGAGCCTCATGTAATCATGTACATTCTCTCTTCCATTTCAGAAGGTCTCACTGCACTAG ACACCATGGtttgcacaggctgctgctcctgtttgGACCACATTGTCACCTATCTCTTCAAGCAACTCTCTCGCAGCACCAAGAAGAGGAGCACACCTCTGACCCAGGAGAGCGACCGCTTCCTGCACATCATGCAGCAGCACCCGGAGATGATTCAGCAG ATGCTGTCAACAGTGCTGAACATCATCATCTTTGAGGACTGCAGGAACCAGTGGTCAATGTCGCGGCCCCTGCTTGGCTTGATACTGCTCAATGAGAAG